One genomic segment of Vibrio quintilis includes these proteins:
- the gloB gene encoding hydroxyacylglutathione hydrolase, with protein MLNIKSIPAFRDNYIWLIQNQEQHCVVVDPGDAQVVLSYLQTHQLTLDAILITHHHADHTGGISDLIRHFPRLNVVAPADEAIPSMTHPVRDAEQIEIFGHTFDILSLKGHTLGHIGYYHQGILFCGDTLFSAGCGRVFEGSYEDMWLSLQKLMALPEETKVYCAHEYTAANLAFALAVEPENKDLQHYREQVNRLRANNQPTLPSTIGRELKINPFLRPSQPEVIKSVSDRTSNHDPLSVFAALREWKNEF; from the coding sequence ATGTTAAACATCAAAAGCATACCTGCATTTAGAGATAATTACATCTGGCTCATTCAAAATCAGGAACAGCATTGTGTTGTTGTTGATCCCGGTGACGCTCAGGTCGTTTTATCTTATCTTCAGACACATCAGCTCACACTGGATGCCATACTGATTACTCACCATCATGCAGACCATACCGGTGGTATATCCGATCTCATCAGGCATTTTCCCCGGTTAAATGTTGTTGCTCCGGCCGATGAAGCTATTCCATCAATGACTCACCCGGTCAGGGATGCAGAGCAAATCGAAATATTCGGACATACCTTTGATATTCTCAGCTTAAAAGGTCACACCCTTGGGCATATCGGCTATTATCATCAGGGCATCCTGTTTTGTGGCGATACACTTTTTTCAGCCGGATGTGGCCGCGTATTTGAAGGATCATATGAAGATATGTGGTTATCACTACAAAAATTAATGGCTTTACCGGAAGAAACCAAAGTCTATTGTGCCCATGAATATACTGCAGCTAATCTCGCTTTTGCACTGGCTGTCGAACCTGAAAATAAGGATTTACAACACTACCGCGAGCAGGTTAACAGGCTCAGAGCAAACAACCAGCCAACCCTGCCCTCAACAATTGGCCGGGAGCTGAAAATCAATCCGTTTTTGCGGCCTTCTCAACCGGAAGTGATCAAATCTGTGTCTGACCGGACCTCTAATCATGACCCACTCTCCGTCTTTGCCGCACTCAGAGAGTGGAAAAATGAATTTTAA
- a CDS encoding LysM peptidoglycan-binding domain-containing protein, whose amino-acid sequence MRNHIFGVLLLLLAGCQTTQTSHQTAEDVPDKTVQTPATPSENEVAIITPQPQSVTVASYSLPQDQSDLWQRISMQFSLPIPQKKSVKRYRDWYLKHPRHLVTVAQRATPFLYLITKKIEQRNLPLELALLPVVESSFDAFAYSHGRAAGLWQFVPSTGKTYGLQQNFWYDGRRDVNAATDAALNYLTYLNRKFKGDWFHAIAAYNSGSGRVDRAIRKNKKKGKPTDFFSLDLPKETSSYVPKLLALVDVMNNREKYGLKIPQIANKPFLQQVNPKEQLDLAVAAQYADISVKELQSYNPAYNQWATAPDGPYNLLLPIDKVNHFNHSLDRNRGKGIKLIHYKVHSGDTLSTIARKYKTTRQIIQNVNGLSGNLIRAGQYLMIPTSAKGKDTYVLSLNNRIKKIQSKRRGQYRMMHTVRSGESLWSIAGKYKISHTSLAKWNGMSPKDPLKTGKKLVIWKKSTRGAIIRPLYYQVRSGDTLSGIASKFRIKTSDIIKWNDLTKEKYIHPGRKLKLFVDVTKVST is encoded by the coding sequence ATGAGAAATCATATTTTCGGGGTACTATTACTCCTGCTGGCAGGATGCCAGACAACACAAACAAGTCATCAGACGGCTGAAGATGTGCCGGATAAAACGGTGCAAACGCCTGCAACTCCATCTGAAAATGAAGTCGCGATCATCACGCCTCAACCACAGTCTGTTACTGTTGCGTCATATTCTTTACCTCAGGATCAGTCCGATTTATGGCAAAGAATCAGCATGCAGTTCTCGCTTCCTATTCCACAGAAAAAGTCAGTAAAGCGTTATCGTGACTGGTACCTGAAACATCCCCGGCACCTTGTCACTGTCGCCCAAAGAGCAACACCGTTTTTATACCTCATAACAAAGAAGATAGAGCAGCGTAATCTCCCGCTGGAATTAGCTTTACTTCCAGTGGTCGAAAGTTCTTTTGATGCGTTTGCTTACTCACATGGCCGTGCTGCCGGACTATGGCAATTTGTACCTTCAACAGGAAAAACTTACGGCCTGCAGCAAAATTTCTGGTATGACGGCAGAAGAGATGTCAATGCTGCAACAGATGCCGCACTCAATTATCTGACTTATCTGAACAGAAAATTCAAAGGTGACTGGTTCCATGCGATTGCCGCCTACAATAGTGGCAGTGGCAGGGTTGACCGGGCTATCAGGAAAAATAAAAAGAAAGGAAAACCGACAGATTTCTTCTCACTGGATTTGCCAAAAGAAACCAGTAGTTATGTCCCTAAGTTGCTTGCCCTCGTTGATGTCATGAACAACCGGGAAAAATATGGTTTAAAAATTCCGCAAATTGCAAATAAACCATTCCTTCAACAGGTGAACCCAAAGGAGCAACTGGATCTGGCTGTCGCAGCACAATATGCCGATATCAGTGTCAAGGAGCTTCAGAGTTATAATCCGGCTTATAATCAATGGGCAACGGCACCGGACGGGCCATATAACTTATTGCTTCCAATCGATAAAGTGAATCACTTTAATCATTCTCTTGACCGGAACCGGGGCAAAGGAATCAAACTGATTCATTACAAAGTACATTCGGGTGACACACTGAGTACCATTGCCCGAAAATATAAGACAACCCGTCAGATCATTCAGAATGTGAATGGCTTATCCGGTAATTTAATCAGAGCCGGACAATACCTGATGATCCCCACCTCAGCAAAAGGTAAAGATACATATGTTCTGAGCCTGAATAACCGGATTAAAAAGATTCAGTCTAAACGCCGGGGCCAGTATCGTATGATGCATACTGTTCGTTCCGGTGAGAGTCTGTGGAGCATTGCCGGAAAATACAAGATATCACATACATCTCTGGCAAAGTGGAATGGAATGAGTCCGAAAGATCCACTAAAAACCGGCAAAAAACTCGTGATATGGAAAAAATCAACCCGTGGCGCAATTATCCGCCCTCTGTATTACCAGGTGCGTTCCGGGGATACACTCAGTGGCATTGCCAGTAAATTCAGAATTAAAACGTCAGACATTATCAAATGGAATGATCTGACCAAAGAAAAATACATTCATCCGGGCCGAAAACTGAAGCTATTTGTTGATGTTACTAAGGTCAGTACATAA
- a CDS encoding endonuclease/exonuclease/phosphatase family protein — translation MASSGLNKKKLIYLILALILVSGGVLDYIFDVPAAPEVVLLKRSSEIGEQPDMMISRSCSQLTDGSSPVDEQGNLNVLVWNIYKENRSDWSQALSHFSQDKQLVLLQESSLSPGFQSWLKDNPRWQAVQAHAFSLFDKGMGVMTLSGYLPLSSCAYLEMEPWIRLPKSALLSYYPLSDQQTLAVVNIHSVNFTLGIKSYQEQLEQLAGKVKSHIGPVIFAGDFNSWSEDRIISLQRVMSGLSMSEVTYPSPDSRKQFDGYPLDHLFYRGLTLNQAGVPETSASDHNPIQVSFSLEASQ, via the coding sequence ATGGCGTCATCTGGTTTAAATAAAAAGAAACTCATCTATCTCATCCTGGCGTTAATTTTAGTGAGCGGGGGTGTTCTTGATTATATTTTTGATGTTCCCGCTGCACCGGAAGTTGTTCTCTTAAAGCGCTCTTCAGAGATTGGCGAACAGCCAGACATGATGATTTCACGGTCATGCAGCCAGTTAACTGATGGCTCTTCTCCGGTTGATGAACAGGGAAACCTGAACGTCCTTGTCTGGAATATATATAAAGAGAACCGCTCTGACTGGTCTCAGGCGTTAAGTCATTTCAGTCAGGATAAACAACTGGTGTTGTTACAGGAATCGAGTTTGTCACCCGGGTTTCAGTCCTGGCTGAAAGATAACCCCCGCTGGCAGGCTGTTCAGGCGCATGCTTTTTCATTATTTGATAAGGGAATGGGCGTGATGACTCTTTCTGGTTATTTACCACTTTCTTCCTGTGCTTATCTGGAAATGGAGCCATGGATTCGTTTACCCAAATCAGCTTTACTTTCTTATTATCCTTTATCTGATCAGCAAACGCTTGCCGTTGTAAATATCCATTCCGTGAACTTTACTCTCGGAATTAAATCGTATCAGGAGCAGCTTGAACAATTAGCGGGGAAAGTTAAATCACACATTGGTCCGGTGATATTTGCCGGAGATTTTAATAGCTGGAGTGAAGACAGAATTATTTCGCTACAACGTGTGATGTCCGGGCTCTCTATGTCCGAGGTGACTTACCCGTCTCCGGACAGCCGTAAACAATTTGATGGTTATCCGCTTGACCACTTATTTTACCGGGGATTGACCCTGAATCAGGCCGGAGTGCCGGAAACATCTGCTTCTGATCACAACCCGATCCAGGTTTCATTTTCTTTAGAGGCAAGCCAATAG
- the glnB gene encoding nitrogen regulatory protein P-II, translated as MKKIEAIIKPFKLDDVREALADVGITGMTVSEVKGFGRQKGHTELYRGAEYMVDFLPKVKLEIVVSSDVVEQCVDAIIETAQTGKIGDGKIFLTDVERVVRIRTGEEDDDAI; from the coding sequence ATGAAAAAAATAGAAGCGATTATTAAACCGTTTAAGCTTGATGATGTTCGTGAAGCGCTTGCCGATGTTGGAATCACAGGTATGACGGTTTCAGAAGTCAAAGGATTTGGGCGTCAGAAAGGGCATACTGAGCTTTATCGGGGAGCTGAGTACATGGTTGATTTTCTTCCGAAAGTGAAGCTTGAAATTGTGGTTTCCAGTGATGTCGTTGAACAATGCGTTGATGCAATTATTGAAACGGCTCAAACCGGCAAAATTGGTGATGGAAAAATATTTCTTACCGATGTTGAACGCGTAGTCCGGATCCGGACAGGCGAAGAAGATGATGATGCAATCTAG
- the tilS gene encoding tRNA lysidine(34) synthetase TilS, producing the protein MSSVYEQFSRVLHCNSSEQSRLVLALSGGIDSRVMLHLLSRFIRETGREAAAVHIHHGLSAHADLWAEQCRQWCKDVGIPFQLHPVSLDRHAKGGLESIARQARYEALQHYVGANDVLLTGQHSYDQVETFLLALKRGSGPKGLSSMGEVAEFGAGKLLRPLLKLSRPEIEAFAERYQLDWVEDESNQDIHFDRNFIRHKISPVLMQRWPELPAAVQRSAELCAEQEALLDELLEQQLDFAMLSDGSLSVSVLLSFSEAVCRRVLRMWLSRCDVLMPSRLQLLALYHQVIQAKEDADPHLNLGHRTIRRFAGKLYCVSPVEDVSEWQQDISFNQSLELPDQLGLITLRECDEGALSREKLVGMSLKISFNPQGLSACPVGRCGSTKLKKLFQEYRVPVWQRRRMPILMAGEQVVAIARLFVDRDFTGSGCDLIWKTDRI; encoded by the coding sequence ATGTCCTCTGTTTATGAACAATTTTCCCGGGTTTTGCACTGTAACAGTAGCGAACAATCTCGTCTTGTCCTGGCTTTGAGTGGCGGCATAGATTCCCGGGTGATGTTGCATCTGTTGTCACGCTTTATCCGGGAAACAGGCCGGGAAGCCGCAGCGGTCCATATTCACCATGGTTTGAGCGCTCATGCCGACTTGTGGGCGGAACAATGCCGACAGTGGTGTAAAGATGTTGGCATACCTTTTCAGTTGCATCCGGTCTCACTGGACAGACATGCGAAAGGCGGGCTTGAATCGATAGCCCGTCAGGCCCGATATGAGGCATTGCAGCACTATGTTGGGGCAAATGATGTCCTGCTGACAGGGCAGCATAGCTATGATCAGGTAGAAACTTTTTTGCTGGCTTTGAAGCGGGGCAGCGGACCTAAAGGACTGTCATCGATGGGAGAAGTCGCTGAATTCGGTGCAGGAAAATTGCTTCGCCCACTATTGAAACTATCCCGGCCTGAAATAGAAGCATTTGCTGAGCGCTATCAGCTGGATTGGGTTGAAGATGAAAGTAATCAGGATATTCACTTTGACCGGAATTTTATCCGTCACAAAATTTCGCCGGTTTTGATGCAGCGCTGGCCTGAACTGCCAGCTGCGGTTCAGCGAAGTGCAGAGTTGTGTGCGGAACAGGAAGCATTGCTTGATGAGTTATTAGAACAACAGCTTGATTTCGCAATGCTTTCTGATGGCAGTCTGTCTGTTTCTGTATTGCTGTCATTCAGTGAAGCCGTTTGCAGACGAGTGTTGCGAATGTGGCTGAGTCGTTGTGATGTTTTGATGCCTTCCCGTCTTCAGTTACTGGCGCTTTATCATCAGGTGATACAGGCAAAAGAGGATGCAGATCCGCATTTAAATTTAGGTCATCGTACGATTCGGCGTTTTGCCGGGAAACTTTATTGTGTCTCTCCAGTGGAAGATGTATCGGAATGGCAGCAGGATATTTCATTCAATCAGTCGCTTGAACTACCGGATCAATTAGGTTTGATCACACTCAGGGAGTGTGATGAAGGTGCGTTGAGCAGAGAAAAGCTGGTAGGGATGTCTCTGAAAATCAGCTTTAATCCTCAGGGGTTGTCTGCTTGTCCGGTTGGGCGGTGCGGAAGCACGAAGTTAAAAAAACTTTTTCAGGAATACCGGGTACCTGTATGGCAGCGACGTCGGATGCCGATATTAATGGCCGGAGAGCAGGTTGTTGCAATTGCCCGGTTGTTTGTTGACCGGGATTTTACCGGATCAGGTTGTGATCTTATCTGGAAAACAGATAGGATATGA
- the accA gene encoding acetyl-CoA carboxylase carboxyl transferase subunit alpha: protein MSPNFLEFEKPIVELEAKIEALRDVSRHGNSSVDLDKEIEQLEKKSLELKKKIFSDLGAWQVAQLARHPQRPYTLDYIQHIFTDFDELAGDRAFADDKAIVAGIARLDGRPVMVIGHQKGRETRDKVIRNFGMPKPEGYRKALRLMEMAERFNMPVITFIDTAGAYPGVGAEERGQSEAIATNLKVMSGLKVPIICNVIGEGGSGGALAIGVGDFVNMLQYSTYAVISPEGCASILWRDSNKAPQAAEAMGLTATRLKELELIDEVIEEPLGGAHRQPELMSQNIKETLLKQLADIENMDSDSLLDRRYHRLMSYGYC, encoded by the coding sequence ATGAGCCCGAATTTTCTAGAATTTGAAAAGCCCATCGTTGAACTTGAAGCCAAAATTGAAGCTTTACGTGACGTTTCCCGCCACGGTAATTCTTCGGTAGATTTGGATAAAGAAATCGAACAACTGGAAAAGAAAAGCCTTGAGCTGAAAAAGAAAATTTTCAGCGATCTTGGCGCATGGCAGGTCGCTCAGCTGGCCCGTCATCCTCAACGTCCATATACACTGGATTATATTCAGCATATTTTCACTGATTTTGATGAGCTGGCAGGTGATCGTGCTTTTGCTGATGATAAAGCGATCGTTGCTGGTATTGCACGCTTAGATGGCCGCCCGGTGATGGTGATTGGTCACCAGAAAGGTCGTGAGACCCGGGATAAAGTGATTCGGAACTTTGGTATGCCGAAGCCTGAAGGTTATCGTAAAGCATTGCGTCTGATGGAAATGGCAGAACGATTTAATATGCCTGTCATTACATTTATTGATACAGCCGGTGCGTATCCGGGCGTGGGAGCAGAAGAAAGAGGGCAGTCAGAAGCCATCGCGACAAACCTCAAAGTGATGTCAGGATTGAAAGTGCCGATTATATGTAATGTGATCGGTGAAGGTGGTTCTGGTGGTGCACTGGCGATTGGTGTTGGCGATTTCGTCAATATGCTGCAATATTCTACTTATGCGGTCATCTCTCCTGAGGGGTGTGCGTCGATTCTCTGGCGTGATTCAAATAAAGCCCCTCAGGCCGCTGAAGCGATGGGCCTGACAGCTACGCGCCTGAAAGAGCTTGAATTAATCGATGAAGTAATTGAAGAACCATTAGGTGGTGCGCACCGACAGCCGGAACTGATGTCTCAAAATATTAAGGAGACGTTACTCAAGCAACTGGCTGATATTGAAAATATGGATTCAGATTCATTGTTAGATCGCCGTTACCATCGTTTGATGAGCTATGGATACTGCTGA
- the dnaE gene encoding DNA polymerase III subunit alpha, translating into MSDPKFIHLRVHSDFSMVDGLSKVPPLVKKVAEMGMPAMALTDFTNLCGLVKYYSTAHNCGIKPVIGADFTLQSEEFGEELTRITLLAANNEGYKNLTLLISEAYQRGNVQHQPVIDKSWLERHASGLIVLSGGKDGEIGRALLKGNKALVEQEVQFYQTHFPDRFYLELTRTGRPDEETYLHFAVELAEKAGLPVVATNDVVFLDKELFEAHEIRVAIHDGYTLEDPRRPKNYSEQQYLRSESEMCELFRDLPEALANSVEIAKRCNVTVRLGEYFLPNFPTEGMKIEDFLIKKSQEGLEERLEFLFPEPEVRQEKRPEYDERLQIELDVINQMGFPGYFLIVMEFIQWSKDNDIPVGPGRGSGAGSLVAYALKITDLDPLEYDLLFERFLNPERVSMPDFDVDFCMDKRDQVIDHVAEMYGRDAVSQIITFGTMAAKAVIRDVGRVLGHPFGFVDRISKLVPPDPGMTLEKAFKAEPALQELYDTDEEVKELIDKCRILEGCTRNAGKHAGGVVISPTAITDFAPIYCDPEGHHPVTQFDKNDVETAGLVKFDFLGLRTLTIIDWALGLINPRREKSGEVPLRIESIPLDDAASFRVLQNSETTAVFQLESRGMKDLIKRLQPDCFEDIVALVALFRPGPLQSGMVDNFIDRKHGREPISYPDEKWQHESLKEILDPTYGIILYQEQVMQIAQVLAGYTLGGADMLRRAMGKKKPEEMAKQRAVFEEGSIKNGVDGELSMKIFDLVEKFAGYGFNKSHSAAYALVSYQTLWLKTHYPAEFMAAVMTADMDNTEKVVGLVDECIRMNLKVSPPDINVGLYRFNVDENGSIVYGIGAIKGVGEGPIDAILEARHAGGHFKDLFDFCARVDLKRVNKRVIEKLIYAGALDRLGPHRAAMMASLDDAVKAASQHKQAESFGQTDMFGVLTEAPEAVEQRYTQVSPWPEKVWLEGERETLGLYLTGHPVNAYLKELNHYIDCRLKDVAPTRRDQSLMVAGLVISAKVMTTKRGNRIGILTLDDRSGRLDAMLFSDALERYADLLEKDKIVVLSGQVSFDDFNGGFKMTVREMMDLDTVREKYAKSLSLSIEQAQVDEAFFERFTHILEPYRAGSVPVHIYYQRSDARGRLTLGTEWRITPNDTLLDELTQLLGSGQVELEFN; encoded by the coding sequence ATGTCAGACCCCAAATTTATTCACCTTAGAGTTCATAGTGATTTCTCTATGGTCGATGGTTTGTCTAAAGTGCCGCCTTTGGTAAAAAAGGTTGCCGAAATGGGGATGCCTGCAATGGCGTTGACCGACTTTACGAACCTTTGTGGGTTAGTGAAGTATTACAGTACCGCACATAATTGTGGAATTAAGCCGGTTATCGGTGCTGATTTTACCCTCCAGTCTGAGGAGTTTGGGGAAGAATTAACCCGAATTACTCTGTTGGCTGCCAATAATGAAGGTTATAAAAATTTGACCCTGCTGATATCGGAAGCTTATCAGCGTGGCAATGTGCAGCACCAACCTGTGATTGATAAATCATGGCTGGAGAGACATGCATCCGGACTGATTGTTTTATCGGGTGGGAAAGATGGTGAAATCGGGCGTGCTTTATTAAAAGGCAACAAGGCACTGGTTGAGCAGGAAGTTCAGTTTTATCAGACGCATTTCCCGGACCGGTTTTATCTTGAGCTGACCCGGACCGGCCGGCCGGATGAAGAAACTTATCTGCATTTTGCCGTTGAGCTGGCTGAAAAAGCCGGATTACCTGTTGTCGCAACCAATGATGTTGTATTTCTCGATAAAGAACTGTTTGAAGCGCATGAAATCCGGGTTGCGATTCATGATGGTTACACACTGGAAGATCCCCGCCGCCCGAAAAATTACAGTGAACAGCAGTATCTCCGTTCTGAGTCAGAAATGTGCGAGTTGTTCCGCGATCTTCCAGAGGCGCTGGCAAACAGTGTAGAGATCGCAAAGCGGTGTAACGTGACCGTCCGTCTGGGGGAATACTTCCTGCCCAACTTCCCGACAGAAGGGATGAAAATTGAAGACTTTCTGATTAAAAAGTCTCAGGAAGGTTTAGAAGAACGTCTTGAGTTTTTATTTCCTGAGCCTGAGGTTCGTCAGGAAAAACGTCCTGAATATGATGAGCGTTTGCAGATTGAGCTGGATGTGATTAACCAGATGGGATTCCCCGGATACTTTCTGATCGTAATGGAGTTTATCCAGTGGTCCAAAGATAATGATATTCCCGTCGGTCCCGGACGAGGGTCTGGTGCCGGCTCTCTGGTGGCATACGCACTGAAAATCACTGATCTTGACCCGTTAGAATATGATTTGCTGTTTGAACGTTTCCTGAACCCGGAGCGGGTATCCATGCCGGACTTTGATGTCGACTTTTGTATGGATAAACGGGATCAGGTGATTGATCATGTGGCCGAAATGTATGGCCGGGATGCTGTCTCCCAGATCATTACCTTCGGAACGATGGCAGCCAAGGCTGTTATCCGGGATGTGGGCCGGGTATTAGGACATCCTTTTGGGTTCGTTGATCGTATTTCAAAACTGGTCCCGCCCGATCCGGGAATGACGCTTGAAAAAGCCTTTAAAGCAGAGCCAGCATTACAGGAACTTTACGATACGGATGAGGAAGTAAAGGAACTGATTGATAAATGCCGGATTTTGGAAGGATGTACCCGAAATGCCGGTAAGCATGCTGGTGGCGTGGTTATTTCTCCGACCGCAATTACTGACTTTGCTCCCATCTATTGTGATCCTGAAGGTCATCATCCGGTCACTCAGTTTGATAAAAATGATGTAGAAACAGCCGGTTTGGTCAAGTTTGACTTTTTGGGCCTCCGGACACTGACCATTATTGACTGGGCACTTGGGCTGATTAATCCCCGGCGGGAGAAATCAGGTGAAGTGCCTTTGCGGATTGAATCGATTCCATTAGATGATGCTGCTTCTTTCCGGGTACTGCAAAATTCTGAAACAACCGCGGTGTTCCAGCTTGAATCAAGAGGGATGAAAGACCTGATCAAGCGACTGCAGCCGGACTGCTTTGAAGATATTGTCGCTTTGGTGGCATTGTTCCGTCCGGGACCGCTTCAGTCAGGCATGGTTGATAACTTTATTGACCGGAAACATGGCCGGGAGCCGATCTCTTATCCGGATGAAAAATGGCAGCACGAATCCCTGAAAGAGATTCTTGACCCGACCTACGGGATCATCCTGTATCAGGAGCAGGTCATGCAGATTGCTCAGGTACTGGCGGGATATACCCTGGGCGGTGCGGATATGCTCCGCCGGGCGATGGGTAAGAAAAAGCCGGAAGAGATGGCCAAGCAGCGGGCTGTTTTCGAAGAAGGTTCGATTAAGAACGGCGTTGACGGCGAACTGTCGATGAAGATCTTCGATCTGGTAGAGAAGTTTGCAGGTTACGGCTTTAACAAATCTCACTCTGCTGCTTATGCTTTGGTTTCTTATCAGACATTGTGGCTGAAAACGCATTATCCGGCTGAGTTTATGGCGGCGGTTATGACTGCTGATATGGACAATACAGAGAAGGTTGTCGGACTGGTCGATGAGTGTATCCGGATGAACCTGAAGGTATCACCGCCTGATATCAATGTTGGTCTGTATCGTTTTAATGTTGATGAGAACGGTTCTATTGTATACGGTATTGGTGCGATTAAAGGTGTGGGGGAAGGGCCGATTGATGCCATACTGGAAGCGCGTCATGCCGGTGGTCACTTTAAGGACTTGTTTGATTTTTGTGCCCGTGTTGACTTAAAACGCGTGAATAAGCGGGTAATTGAAAAATTAATTTATGCTGGTGCGTTAGATCGGTTGGGTCCTCACCGAGCTGCAATGATGGCTTCTCTGGATGATGCTGTGAAAGCTGCCAGTCAGCATAAACAGGCGGAGTCATTTGGTCAGACGGATATGTTTGGCGTTTTGACTGAAGCGCCGGAAGCTGTGGAACAGAGATATACGCAGGTCTCCCCATGGCCGGAAAAGGTCTGGCTTGAAGGGGAGCGTGAAACACTGGGGCTGTATTTAACCGGACACCCGGTGAATGCATATCTGAAGGAACTGAACCATTATATTGATTGTCGGTTAAAAGATGTTGCGCCAACCAGGCGGGATCAGTCGCTAATGGTCGCCGGATTAGTGATCTCAGCTAAGGTGATGACAACGAAGCGCGGTAACAGAATTGGAATTTTAACCCTGGATGATCGGTCCGGACGTCTGGATGCTATGTTGTTTTCTGATGCCCTTGAAAGGTATGCTGACTTACTGGAAAAAGACAAAATTGTGGTTTTAAGCGGACAGGTCAGCTTTGATGACTTCAACGGCGGATTTAAAATGACTGTTCGTGAAATGATGGACTTAGATACTGTCAGAGAAAAGTATGCGAAAAGTTTATCTCTGTCCATAGAGCAGGCCCAGGTTGATGAAGCGTTTTTTGAGCGTTTTACCCATATACTGGAACCATACAGAGCCGGGAGTGTGCCCGTACATATTTATTATCAACGCTCCGATGCCAGAGGCAGGCTAACACTGGGTACTGAATGGCGTATCACCCCAAATGATACATTATTAGACGAATTAACACAGTTACTTGGCTCCGGTCAGGTAGAACTGGAATTTAACTAA
- the rnhB gene encoding ribonuclease HII has translation MKNKTEYEPFDYPLGYQVFAGVDEVGRGPLVGDVVTAAVILDPNQPISGLTDSKKISDKKRQALFPEIQQKAIAWSVGRCSPREIDHLNILQATMVAMQRAVEGLNIKPEFVLVDGNRLPELSVPAQAVVKGDLRVAEISAASILAKVIRDHEMDELDQLYPEYGFAQHKGYPTKAHFAAIEKHGVIEQHRKSFKPVARVLAQRQPSQDQN, from the coding sequence ATGAAGAATAAAACGGAATATGAACCTTTTGATTATCCTCTGGGGTATCAGGTTTTTGCCGGTGTTGATGAAGTTGGGCGGGGGCCTCTGGTTGGCGATGTCGTCACCGCTGCTGTGATATTAGATCCAAACCAGCCAATCTCAGGATTGACGGACTCAAAAAAAATATCAGACAAGAAACGCCAGGCCCTTTTCCCTGAAATTCAGCAAAAAGCGATAGCCTGGTCTGTCGGCCGCTGTAGTCCACGGGAAATCGATCATCTTAATATTTTACAGGCGACGATGGTGGCAATGCAGAGAGCCGTTGAAGGATTGAATATCAAGCCGGAATTTGTGCTGGTTGATGGGAATCGTCTTCCTGAATTATCTGTACCTGCGCAGGCGGTCGTTAAAGGAGATCTGCGGGTCGCTGAAATTAGTGCGGCTTCGATTTTAGCGAAAGTGATTCGGGATCACGAAATGGATGAGCTTGATCAGCTGTATCCTGAGTACGGGTTTGCACAACATAAAGGTTATCCGACGAAAGCGCATTTTGCGGCCATTGAGAAACATGGTGTGATTGAGCAGCATCGCAAAAGTTTTAAGCCTGTTGCCCGGGTTTTAGCTCAAAGGCAACCTTCACAAGATCAAAACTGA